One Panicum virgatum strain AP13 chromosome 9K, P.virgatum_v5, whole genome shotgun sequence genomic region harbors:
- the LOC120651123 gene encoding hydroxycinnamoyltransferase 4-like isoform X1 → MPPTVRTRRATGISLPSGGAPVRRMPLAPFDTYWVALPPVSRVFFFVPPSPPVSFTDIARDLRLSLAAVLPAFHPFAGKLAFSPESRTVAIVCGEDARVDFVEAETELELARLIEEGAEHDPDALGQLVPDIRREELPAPVMAAQVRCHDPRAYVEQSPLSRHLRTITFFCLCALTDGQVTEFVGGGGGIALGVAVHHAAADGRGILRFLQMWAAAAVITRSRRGRVGVAAEPMPPPIHDRSLVRFHGDEELASVFLRHRAPELPRIVPKQGPSSAATTAPLLCRSTFTFAASVLRRLKQRIADMGAGTVPSTMAALAAHGWVSIARASNFTDGAPVHAVFLADCRAHMSPPVPAAYAGNCVVPCFVTLTGAELGGLDGHARALFAIREAVEEVKRDPLADRSRWSKLKDIPRGRAVILAGSPLLTAYALDFGFGRPALSEAASMNHDGEIFLIAGREAGSVQASVAVAAGKMKAFREIFVLDSSKKGGDGCSRL, encoded by the exons ATGCCGCCCACCGTGCGCACGCGGCGCGCCACCGGCATCTCGCTTCCCTCCGGGGGCGCCCCGGTCCGCCGCATGCCGCTCGCCCCCTTCGATACGTACTGGGTGGCGCTGCCGCCCGTCAGCCGTGTCTTCTTCTTcgtgccgccgtcgcctcccgtCAGCTTCACGGACATCGCGCGCGACCTCAGGTTGTCCCTTGCGGCGGTCCTCCCGGCGTTCCACCCCTTCGCCGGCAAGCTCGCCTTCTCGCCGGAGTCGCGCACCGTCGCCATCGTCTGCGGGGAGGACGCCCGCGTTGATTTCGTCGAGGCAGAGACGGAGCTGGAGTTGGCGAGGCTCATCGAGGAAGGCGCCGAGCACGACCCCGATGCGCTCGGGCAGCTTGTGCCGGACATCCGCCGGGAGGAGCTTCCAGCGCCGGTGATGGCGGCGCAGGTGCGTTGCCACGACCCACGAGCTTACGTGGAGCAGAGCCCTCTGTCACGCCACCTAAGGACGATAACTTTTTTCTGCCTGTGTGCACTCACTGATGGTCAGGTGACGGAGTTCgtcggaggcggcgggggcatagcgttaggggtggcggtgcaccACGCTGCTGCTGACGGCCGAGGGATACTGCGGTTCTTGCAGAtgtgggctgcggcggcggtaaTAACGCGAAGCCGGCGGGGCCGCGTGGGTGTCGCAGCGgagccgatgccgccgccgattCATGACCGGAGCCTGGTGCGCTTCCATGGCGACGAGGAGTTGGCCAGCGTGTTCTTGCGGCACCGCGCGCCGGAGTTGCCTAGA ATCGTGCCAAAGCAAGGCCCCTCTTCCGCCGCAACCACGGCGCCTCTGCTCTGCCGGTCCACCTTCACGTTCGCTGCGTCCGTGCTGCGGCGCCTGAAGCAGCGGATCGCCGACATGGGCGCCGGAACGGTGCCGTCCACCATGGCCGCGCTGGCGGCGCACGGGTGGGTCTCCATCGCGCGCGCCAGCAACTTCACGGACGGTGCCCCAGTGCACGCCGTCTTCCTGGCCGACTGCCGCGCGCAcatgtcgccgccggtgccggccgcCTACGCCGGCAACTGCGTCGTCCCGTGCTTCGTCACGCTGaccggggcggagctcggcgggcTGGACGGGCATGCCCGGGCCCTCTTCGCCATCAGGGAGGCCGTCGAGGAGGTGAAGCGGGACCCGCTCGCCGACCGCAGCCGGTGGAGCAAGCTCAAGGACAttccgcgcggccgcgcggttATCCTGGCGGGGTCGCCGTTGTTGACGGCATATGCGCTGGACTTCGGCTTTGGGAGGCCCGCGTTGTCGGAGGCGGCGTCCATGAACCACGACGGCGAGATTTTCCTCATCGCTGGGAGGGAGGCCGGCTCCGTTCAGGCATCGGTGGCCGTCGCCGCTGGCAAGATGAAAGCATTCCGCGAGATATTTGTGCTTGACTCGAGCAAGAAGGGTGGCGACGGCTGTAGCCGTCTATAA
- the LOC120651123 gene encoding phenolic glucoside malonyltransferase 1-like isoform X2 has product MPPTVRTRRATGISLPSGGAPVRRMPLAPFDTYWVALPPVSRVFFFVPPSPPVSFTDIARDLRLSLAAVLPAFHPFAGKLAFSPESRTVAIVCGEDARVDFVEAETELELARLIEEGAEHDPDALGQLVPDIRREELPAPVMAAQVTEFVGGGGGIALGVAVHHAAADGRGILRFLQMWAAAAVITRSRRGRVGVAAEPMPPPIHDRSLVRFHGDEELASVFLRHRAPELPRIVPKQGPSSAATTAPLLCRSTFTFAASVLRRLKQRIADMGAGTVPSTMAALAAHGWVSIARASNFTDGAPVHAVFLADCRAHMSPPVPAAYAGNCVVPCFVTLTGAELGGLDGHARALFAIREAVEEVKRDPLADRSRWSKLKDIPRGRAVILAGSPLLTAYALDFGFGRPALSEAASMNHDGEIFLIAGREAGSVQASVAVAAGKMKAFREIFVLDSSKKGGDGCSRL; this is encoded by the exons ATGCCGCCCACCGTGCGCACGCGGCGCGCCACCGGCATCTCGCTTCCCTCCGGGGGCGCCCCGGTCCGCCGCATGCCGCTCGCCCCCTTCGATACGTACTGGGTGGCGCTGCCGCCCGTCAGCCGTGTCTTCTTCTTcgtgccgccgtcgcctcccgtCAGCTTCACGGACATCGCGCGCGACCTCAGGTTGTCCCTTGCGGCGGTCCTCCCGGCGTTCCACCCCTTCGCCGGCAAGCTCGCCTTCTCGCCGGAGTCGCGCACCGTCGCCATCGTCTGCGGGGAGGACGCCCGCGTTGATTTCGTCGAGGCAGAGACGGAGCTGGAGTTGGCGAGGCTCATCGAGGAAGGCGCCGAGCACGACCCCGATGCGCTCGGGCAGCTTGTGCCGGACATCCGCCGGGAGGAGCTTCCAGCGCCGGTGATGGCGGCGCAG GTGACGGAGTTCgtcggaggcggcgggggcatagcgttaggggtggcggtgcaccACGCTGCTGCTGACGGCCGAGGGATACTGCGGTTCTTGCAGAtgtgggctgcggcggcggtaaTAACGCGAAGCCGGCGGGGCCGCGTGGGTGTCGCAGCGgagccgatgccgccgccgattCATGACCGGAGCCTGGTGCGCTTCCATGGCGACGAGGAGTTGGCCAGCGTGTTCTTGCGGCACCGCGCGCCGGAGTTGCCTAGA ATCGTGCCAAAGCAAGGCCCCTCTTCCGCCGCAACCACGGCGCCTCTGCTCTGCCGGTCCACCTTCACGTTCGCTGCGTCCGTGCTGCGGCGCCTGAAGCAGCGGATCGCCGACATGGGCGCCGGAACGGTGCCGTCCACCATGGCCGCGCTGGCGGCGCACGGGTGGGTCTCCATCGCGCGCGCCAGCAACTTCACGGACGGTGCCCCAGTGCACGCCGTCTTCCTGGCCGACTGCCGCGCGCAcatgtcgccgccggtgccggccgcCTACGCCGGCAACTGCGTCGTCCCGTGCTTCGTCACGCTGaccggggcggagctcggcgggcTGGACGGGCATGCCCGGGCCCTCTTCGCCATCAGGGAGGCCGTCGAGGAGGTGAAGCGGGACCCGCTCGCCGACCGCAGCCGGTGGAGCAAGCTCAAGGACAttccgcgcggccgcgcggttATCCTGGCGGGGTCGCCGTTGTTGACGGCATATGCGCTGGACTTCGGCTTTGGGAGGCCCGCGTTGTCGGAGGCGGCGTCCATGAACCACGACGGCGAGATTTTCCTCATCGCTGGGAGGGAGGCCGGCTCCGTTCAGGCATCGGTGGCCGTCGCCGCTGGCAAGATGAAAGCATTCCGCGAGATATTTGTGCTTGACTCGAGCAAGAAGGGTGGCGACGGCTGTAGCCGTCTATAA